GAAACGGATGGATAGGCAAGAGAAGGAGCTGCAAGAGTGTAGAACGCAAATAAATGATCACGAGAGACGTATATCTGAACAAGAGAAACGAATATCAGAACAAGAGCAAAATCAAGATGAGGAGTTACTTGGTCGATCCTTCTCAGACAATGAAAACGACAAATCAGCTCAACGGATTAGACGTGGAATGAGAGATCGACGACCAACGCGTGTACTAAGCTCCCCTTTCACAACACCGGGATACAGAAAACCAATCGAGAAGGTATATCTTTAATTACATTTTTTTTACCTTAAACTTGCAGTTTTGTCATTAATTATCGAGAATAAACAGGCTGTGTTTGTTAAAAGTAGGCGCAAGGTcatgtcttgcgtccttgcgcttgtTTTGACAAACAGGCGCAAGGTATggtcttgcgaccttgcgcctatGTTACATAAATGGCGCAAGGtcataccttgcgtccttgcgtgtgtcgcAAGGGTTATCTTGCGCCCTTGCGCCTTTTTTCCTGACTTTCTATAATTCACAGCTGTCAGATGATGTTGCTCGCAAAGTGAAAAGGCTGAGGGTGTCTGAGGCTGAGGAGGTTGTTAATCTCGATACTGAAGAACAGGGTGTTGTTGAAGAAGAACCCCACCCTATTGTTGAAGAAGATGTTGTTGCTCCGATTGTGAAAAAGCGTAAACGGTCGCAAAAGGATTGGGTTAATGACGAGGAAATTTGGTCGATGGTAGACAGGCTAGTGAATGATCAAGGAACtctactaccaccaccacccaaTGCTTGGAGAGACGGTAGAAAGCACGTTGGGCCTGCAAAAGATCCGAAGAGTATGGTGGATAGTAAGCAAGAAACGCGGTGCATGTTCATTTTTCAGAACGAAAATTTTATATACCTCACACCTGAGTTTTGGATCAGGTTACTTGGTCTTGGATATTCCGGATACTTGGAAAACTTAGTAAGTTGCTCGCTTATTTGTTTTCATTCTTGGAAAACTAAGTAAGTTTCATGCTTATTTGTTTTATCACAATTgtagcatattgatggatgggctacACTTATGTTGAGATATCGTCAGAGGGTTCTCCCCCGAGCAAGCCAGTATTCCACTCCTATTATCCCGACCGACTCGTTTGCGTGTAGTTCTTGATGGACTGTCATGCCATTGGGTTTCCTTTCTAGCCTTGCAGCGTTTCAGTCCTATTATGATGATACACAAAGGGAGGAAGAGAAACGGAAAGAAGCGGAGAAAAGAGGAGAAGTAGCAATCACAGGGGAGAATCCACCTGATTATATGatcattatgtttattattaacattattattattattatgaaaattactattattattaattttatgaacattataataataataattattattatcatcattattattttttaacattaagattattatttttaccattattattactactatcattatttatattactaatattactattagtattattattattacaacaaaaattctctatataaaaatatatttatgtatactaatattacataatattatgttataactaatataatattaattatattgatataacgttaattaaatcatatattaaataagcattttaatataatataaatattaacaaaattatatataaagattaatcttaatacataacgaaatatatataaattttgttcgattacaattatgtgtgttaatatatatataaatgacataggttcgtgaatccgaggccaaccctatacttgttcaatgtcgttatatgtatttttactacaaaatacagtatggtgagttcatttgattcccttttactctttacatttttgggactgagaatacgtgcgctgtttttacgactgctttattaaatgcttttgaaatatattttgaactgcgaatacatgaaatgcttttataaatgtttgacgagatagacacaagcaaaagaagttctgcggattattattgaattatgtggacatgataattgccaccattgaattatgtggacatgataattgccaccagttgatgtgaatgttatatatcgagagaatgattttatacacatgttatgtgtatgttatttttgtgcacaagatatgtgtacggttattatgatttatgaaaatggtttagtacacgagaaagatgtactgtatttaaaagatatagcatgtacattacaggtgggtataggattcgggcccatttgtaccatgcagcatttaaattttgtggtctatcaaaatgatgaattttattgttttatgataaacctatgaactcaccaaccttttggttgacacttgaaagcatgtttattctcaggtatgaaagaaatcttccgctgtgcatttgctcattttaaagacattatttagagtcgatcatcgcaatggaaccagatgttgatgacttcgtccagacggattcgGACGGGGTCTGACATCAATCAAGTTATAATCGGGCGCACTTCGATTCGAGTAGCCTCTTGAGTCAGGTTACGTGAGTCGTGACTCGTTCGACAGAAAAAATTAAACACTGTTTTATGTGAtcgtttttaaattaatgtattttttatttttaggaattaagttgtaattttaaaataaattaatttAGGACTTTTATATATTTCTTGTAATTTTCTATTTTAGGACTTTTTTATTAAATGTAatcatattattttaattttaatagtttgttttattaaattttttattttttataatttacaaaataataatataagtaattaaaaataaattaaaattaataaaaatgaaagaaaaatggaaaagaaattaaAAATAACCACCCTACCCAGCAACAAGCCACTCAGCACGTCACCAATTATCTAACAGTTTACCAGCATACTCATCAAGCACCCCACTCCCACCCAGCAATAGCCCATCTAGCACCCCACCCCCACTCAGCAACACGTCAATACACCAACACTCCCGAGAGGGTTAAAGATGGTCTTATGGTCCTTATTCGTTAATCTTTACGGTAATTAATAATGTAATACTCCGTATTAGATTTAagcaagagggaaacacttttttggggaGAAGTGGAGggaagtatttttttttaatttttttcgatttttttcagtcatcaagatcacatgaaaatatgaacatttaaaaaagacactttgtgatgaatgttattattttggcggtaaaacgctcgaagaaaaaaataaaaaacattcattgaatgttttgattctgagttttttttaaggggttagaaattagggtttagaaattagggggttaaaaattagggtttagctattagggtttaaaaattagggttttgagtttagaaattagggtttagggtttagaaattagggtttagattgaatattttaacacgaacagtttagagtttagggtttaggattttgggtttagtccctaaacccaaaaccctaaactctaaaccctaaactctaaatcgggttaaATTTCGAAAAGAAcatttcacacaagatgaaaaaaaATGAtgtctaaattttttttttcgaaaaaaaccaaaatttaaaaaaaaaaattacttctccCACTTCCCAATAAAAAAAGTGTTTCCTCCTATGCCCTATTCCGTATAACTAGTATAAGACCCGTGAAAACACGGGTTTTTTCTTAAAGTCTTACACAAAACAATTAAAAATACGTTATAATTAATTATCGATTCTAGTGAAAAAAATACATCAAAATTATCGATTCTAATAAGGTGTCAAACATGCCCAAATAAAAATCGGGACCATTCAATTATGAATTGTACAAATGCTTTTTCTTTTTAATATGCTTAAAAAGTAATCCTGCATAGTATTTCAACTATCCTTCATACAGTATTCTTTTCTATGCTTACTTCTAATTTACTATTGCCAAATGTATTACTATTACAAGTTGGTAAGAAGATGATATTACTTGATGATTTGTTTTGTATACATTACTCCAACAAATCGAAATTGGGTTCGTTCCTTGGTTAATTTCACATGTCAATGACTTATCTTACTTTATTCAGCTATAGTTACAGATCGTCCTTTTACAAATACACCAACTTTCTTTTGAGGGTAATGCCTGTAAGGTTAGTTATGATGTCATTTACTCAAATACTTCAAACCAAGTTAAAACGTGACATTCAAGTTAAAGAAATACTTTTGATATGTTAGTAATTATACCGCAAGTTCTTAAACAATACGATACAAATTCATCTCAAATAGATATGGTATACTTGCAACAATGCACAACTCAGTGTTATAGAAAATCCAAGGGTACAAACATCTTTAGCTATTATATTGATGAAGCTAACTATTTAGTTCAACTGTAATAGTTCAAAAACCACAAAACCAAAAACCCACAAAAAATCACAAAACCACAAAGCCATTGTAGTATCGTGATTTCACAAGTCATGTTTTATACAGatacaggttttttttttttttttaaaaagcgaacttttttttttttttttttgaaaggcagaagtattattattataactttaaaAGATACATGATACATGATGGCATTAGAGATTATGCCATGAGAATTTAATCTAAATCACTATTACAGAATCATAGACTATCGAGACATGCTTCTACAGCTTATGAAAACAGAAACGAAATACAGAATCCCGAGTTATGTTCAGCGTTTAGCCATAATCATCAACGATTATGGAACCACATTCAAAAGTAAAATAACTTTCAAATTAAAAATGAGTTTCTTTAATAAACAATTACTTATCTTGAACTCTGATGATCAAGACATCATTACTTTAACATGGATTTAAGAGTTGATATACTTCATACCCAGCTTAACAATCTAACATTAACAAaattaaagtattaatataaattAGACATATACTTCATACCTCAATTTAAATAACAAAGTTCAGTGGAatgaaataaattaaaaaaaataaaaataaaaactgtgtaAACATAATTAAACAGATGTGATACATAATCAATTTAGTTACCTTAATCCGAGTTAAAGAAATAAAGAGATAAACAGAAACATGAAGAAATCGAACTAAAGAAATCAGAGATAAACTTGAAGTAATCGAAGATAAACCTGAATCCAAGTTAAAGTACAGTTACAAAGGGGATGAACAAATGGCAAAGGTGATGAACACGAACCTGAATCGGAGAGAAACATGAAAAAATCGAgcctgatgaaattctcaagaatgCCAAAAAGGAGATTTTATATTGATACTGATTTGTGTTGGAAGAAGGAAAAGAAAGAggctaatttttttttaaaaataataaagagGAGATATTATCATACGCTCAGGTAAGTAAGCGCTAATAGAGTAAAAATCTTGTAGGGGAGATGATATTTTcaacatccaatttacttgtttcACCAAAATTTACTAAAAAAGTCTTAATGATAAGTTTACAAAAATTATTTAAAGTTTTTTGTTAAATTATATGTAGGGATATTTTGGGAACAAATCATGATTGAATGGTGAAACAAGGAACATGGAGTGTGAATATATCATCTCCAATCTTCCAAAGGAAGTTTTAGGTGAGTATTATTATATtctttgattaattaattaattaattaaattaaatagatattagaaatgattattattacatcatcCAAATTAATGTCATAACATGTATATAACCTGAAAGGGCAAGCAAGCTAAGTGATGTCATCAACATCACCAAATTATATATGGTGAATGATTTTcatacacacttttttgatcctcacacaccaattgattattattagaagaataaaaggttaaaataggtgtgtgagaatcaaaaaagtgtgtgtgagaatgatCCCCATTATATATAAAAGTaagataaataatatatttaattaataaacaAATAAACAAATAAAAGAATAATAAACCGCTATATCAACCGATAAGGCAAACCAAATTCCGTTCCACTGTTTCATTTCCCAAATCACGATGATCGGTGGTAACAACAACACTGGATCGAAGAAACGACATCGTGTAAATAGCAGCAGCCGTTTATCATCCACCGCTGCGTTAATTGATTCATCACTTGGTGACGTAACCCTAACAGAAGCATCTAATAAACCGTTACCGTCATCTTCATCTTCAATCCGTCGATCAAACTCACGTCACTCTATGCATCTTCTTCCAATCGCACCGTCAGTTTCTAACGGATTTAACGATCTTAAAACCGCTGACGTCATCCTCCGGCTATACCTCGATCAATCATCGCCGTTTGATTCCGAAGATTCCGAAACGCAATTGGCGGTTGATTCGTCGTCGGAGTTTCAGATTTATTTACATTCATCGGTTCTCCAGCGATCGAAGTATTTTGCTGCGCTTTTATCTGATCGTTGGAAGAAGGATTCAGGTGAAATTGATTATTATCGGTTTAATTTAGCTGTTCCGTCATCTGTAGGTTCGATTAATAATCATGTTActgttttacaactactttatagtAATGAGATTTCGAGCGCTATTGATACTGCATCTACGGCGCTCGATTTACTGCCGGTAGCTTTAGAATTACTGTTTGAGGACTGTGTAACGGCATGCGTTAGGTACCTTGAAGCGGTGCCGTGGACTGAGGATGAAGAACGAAATGTCTTGAGTTTGATTCCTCTTTTACGTGATGAGGAATCGTCCGAACTGTTAGCTAGGGTTTCGCCTCCGAAATCGGATTTATCAGAGGAAATGCTTCAGGGATTGATATTTACAGCGATACAGAACCATCCTAATATGGCATTTGCGAAGGCGTTTGTTGCAAAACTGTTGAGAGATTTTTCTTCTAGAGAGTCTGCGAAGAGAGTGTTGGATAAGTCTTTTGAAATTAGTTTGAAGGTAGTGAAGGAGTCGTTGGAGGAGTATTCTAGTCCGGATTTTCGAGGAGATCATAACGAGACTGAAGCAATTCAGAGGTTGAATTTGCATACTGCGATGACAAATGGGAGACATTTGATGTGGTTAATTGAGCGGATGATTGAGCTGAGAGTGGCGGATACTGCTGTGAAGGAGTGGAGTGAACAGTCTGCATTTACTGCGGATTTGCAGAGGGCGTTTAGGGATGATGCGTGGAGGAATATTGTTCCTGGTCTTCCTGCTGTTGTTCTGAGGTGTACCTTCAAGCTTGCCAATGCAGTTGCTGCTGGTGTTATTTTGGCTTCTAGACAGGTttgttcattttcattttcttttatgTTGGTGCATGTCCTTTGTATATTTCTCTTATATTCTTTGTAGTTAATAGTTAATTCGTAAGTTACTTGCTGTTTTTTAAACATCTATGATTTCCATTTGGTAGTTTATACATTGGAGAACCGAGCATCTTTTGGTTTATAATTGATCTGATCTCGCATCATGTAGGATTCATTGATTTATCTAGGTGTAGTATGGTTACCATTCTTGTAGGAGAAATGATAATGCTTGAATATCTATCCTAAATATATAGATTGAAATTAGTAAATGGATATATGTAGCTCTAGTTGGATGTTTGTTTTGTTTCTACTGTAGCATGCTGTGCTTTGGTTCTTGATATTTTCTGTCTCTCTTTTCTAGAACATAGCAGCTATTTATACGTTTGGAATTCACTTGTACGCTGGTCTAGGAATACTTCTCTCGGTTCAGAGAAGAACGATATTGTGATTCGTTCATACCAAAACTAGTGTTTTATATCAAATACCAAAGCGGTATAAAATTGTTTCTATCCTACACGATTGTAATGAATTTCCGGTTGTAGTAATCCATATAAGGTTTGCTAGTAATGATACAACTGGAGGGAATACTATGAAGATATCTATAATTTATTACTACATAATAGTTTTACTTTGCAAATTGAAATTAGTCAATATGATTTGCCAAAATGAAAATATGATTACTAGTTTAGGCctatacttcatgcatgttcacgaagattgttttttatttatttatacatcacACAAACTGAAATGCGACGACGTGAACTAGCATGTGTTGCGTGTTTTTAGTTAACATCTATTCATTGGAAATTATACTTTATCAAGGTTTTTGTGTGAATGATAGAGGCCTGTACATTCACAATGATTAGATGGCATTACATTGATATCTTCCACAACTTCTAACCCATTTTTTGATTATTTACAAATCAAGCATAAAAACGATTAATTGCTGACACTTCACCATGTAGATCTAATTAGTTATGTTGATATTAAAGTTTACTTTTTACATCTAAACCTAGGCTTCAATTCTTGATCCTGTTCACTTACTTTGGTTTGGTCCCATGCGATCGATCAAATGTTTAGTTGTGCCTAACAACAGGCGTTCACATTACAATCAAAGCAAGTTCATAAAAGCATCATGTAAGATGTCACATACTCAGAATTTATGTAATGTATTTTTTTTACTGTagaacattttttatttttttttaacttacGCGGTCCTTCAAAAGTTAATATTTGTGTGTGCGTATGTGTGTAAGGGCATCTTTGAGACATGCCTCTGATAAAAAAATTGTTTTTCAGTTCGCTCCGTTGAAAACTATTTCCTGACTCCATCCCTGCACATGTAGACATATAGTGTATTTGGGTTGAAATGTACTCTGAAAAAGTCGAGTTAACAATCCCACGTTGCAGGTTAGGTTGAAGCTAGTGAAAGATTGGTTGCCAGTGCTGATTGTATGCAAAGACAGCATAGCACCATTGCTTACAAATCATAAATTATTGTATCTAGAACTGGAAGAAACATTCTTGAAAATCATATCAACACTTCCCATGTCTGAAGCACAAGAATTGTTGCAGCAATGTCTAGGTTTCTCAACTAGAAATGTTGAAGACTGCCCCCATTTGGTTTCAGCATTCACCACCTGGTTTCGACGTGCCAACCGCCCATTACCAGGTGATCAACACCAACATAACTGAGCATTACGTATCCTAAATcagtgatgaagataaagctttaagCTTTATCGAGTAAAATTATAAACTCCTCTTTGCATGGAACTTTGTGTCTTGTACATACAAGTAGTTTTTTGAGTCATCTGGCATGAAATACCTGTTCGTATCTTTGTAAATTTTGGTGTAGTTGGCATGGATGTTTTATCAGATTTTACTAAGGGATGGTCTCGTAGTGCAATGCAATTCCACATCCATACAAGTACCACGGTTGAAGTTTTTTTCAACTGGAAGTTGGATCGGACTTGCTATTGGAACTCAGTACAGGTGGTAAAATGGGCGGGTTGGGTTGGTTATGGCTCAAGCTAGATCTATGTCATAATGTGTAATCTTCTAGATGTCGTGCTAATCCATCAACATGTATTTATTCCTTTCCTAAAGGCAATATGAAAAAAAAGTTCTTGCAATTATTTGAAATTCCCTATAATTTAAGTTTTTGCAATTATTGTGATTTTGTTGGTTATCAATAGAtggtttttatttttcaacgtacCTAAATTTTTAATCTTCCTTTTTTCCTCCATTTTTTTAGTTTTTCTAGTCGTTTCCTTTGATATAAAAGAAGGTCCGTGTAAGATATCTTCTATCTTACATGTTAATCCAAAGAGTGTAATATGCATAATGTGCATCTCAACCCTcattcaccttcttcttgttttatCACGGAGTACTCGTATTTTTTTACTTAATGTTTAGGTCCCTTTTTTTTTTGGGCAAAAATAAGCTAACAAATGTTTATGTCTATTTATTTTATCTGAAAATTAATAACCCATATCTTCTATCTTAATTGTCTCAAAACGATCACATTATCACACTAACTTAtatttctactttttttttttttttttttttttttttttgagtattTTACATTTTAATGAAAATAAATCACTTCTAAAAAGACTTCCACGCTAGGATTTTCACGAGGACAGTGAGTCCTCTGAAAATTATTTCTCATAACAGATTACTGAGTAATAACCTTAGCTTGAAGATTTCGACTTGCTTATATATTTGAATATGCCATTATATTCTGTTGCTGGATAAGATCGGCAGAATCTCCAAGGGACCACCGCTTGATTAGTCACCACTCGCCACCAAAAATCATCGCCTTTTTCTTTTAAAATATTCAAAATCTCAGAAAAAGATTCAAGAAAAAGTCACCACTTTATTATTTCTTGATAAAGGCCAAAACTTCAATCTGCccttttgtccaagtaacttgttaGTAAAATGGTTCACACCTTTTGATACATACATTGGTAATGCTAATGCTAATTAAGGTGAATTAAGCCGTTTACTTAAATTGCTCAAACAAGTTGATTCATCAAGCACTCGAAGAGACATAGCCAATTAAGTTGAATCAAGCTTATTACTTTAAAAATAACCTTATATAAACGGCCCTACTAAACATGCCAGACATATAAGCAACTATCTTGAAATGGAAATCGCGTATTGCTTATCTGAGTACCAAAGGGTTATTGTCTAGCGATATCGAGATGTACGTTATGTTTTAAGTTCAAGTGTTGGTAACTTAGGTGCTTATTGTATACGATACAcagtttttaaaataaacaaatgagCAAACAAACACTTAAATAAGCAATCTCAAATGCCCTTAAAAACTCATATATAATCAGCTGGCACTAAAATTATGCAATCCCAAACAGCCTTTGGAATTTCAACAAATTGTAATGTGGGTtttgaaagtttccagcctacaatctagaagctcaccttctagatgttcaaagtagccttctttgaacaccatgtagaagaagcaaagatgaacacgatgacggccgcccaccatctccgttcacaccattccaccgccatagaaattttactataaatagaggtgcaaacctcagttgtaaatcatcccaaatcattcagagaagtgtaatcacaacctagagagtgtgtgtgagcttgagaattttttttttttttgtaagagttttgtaatactctgtaaatctattcttgtgagtaatagagttgtttttctctcaaatttatatctcccaacgtccagacgatcctctcttcctaacaagtggtatcaagagcttggttagagacgttggttgagttttttgggtcttctgaagttttctcaaaattcaattttgagtgtaccattggattcgtctcgtcgaaccgagtccaacgcaaaaaacggcggcttaaacggagttataacgagcccagaaaactcggtcaaagtttggtcaactcgccggaatctcgccggagaagacgaccggtgccggaatttccgccggagaagacgatcactgtagcaattcactgtagtagctggcactgtagcaagtcactgtagcggcactgtagtgttactgtagcaattctaaaattttacaatttggtccctgaaattttcagaatttcattcttggtccctgaagtttataaaaattataattttgccccgtaagtggaatttaagccgcgaagtgtctattccaccattttcaaccgttccggacgtaacggtgatctctgttttttacaattcaaccccgtttgtgttgaaaaattatttgtaaggtgataatgtccacagaagagtcaacatcatctttcggagctatgattatgctcacagccacaaactacacgctgtggaaacctcgaatggaagatctcctcagctgtaaggatttgttcgatccttttgaattgaagggtataaaccctgattctgccaaagagaaagagtggaagaaatcaaaccgaaaatgtaatgacccgcatttttccgatcattctatacttataagattaatatttacataattaaacttaccaacatgataagcaatccaaattgttgagaattatgttttgaaaagagttttacacaacgtttgaccgtctagttgaccgatgatatcacgaactatataacatatgataattatacgtttgtgtatatatatgtatatatacatatttaacatgatctaagaatgttgtaatatctcattttgtattaataacaataagttataagtatattttgaaactactaacttaagttttcaaaacgataatcatacgtaacgttatttgacataaatacttatgacctataatgtttatacatatatcgtatatgtaatgtatttaatcactttttaaggacttaaatacataaaacaatataagtgtattcacaaaagatagctatatttgaattctcattccatttttcacaagatttctatacgtatatctagagtatatgtactcgtatcatacctagcttctatacgtatttactattagtatatacacatcaaatcaccacctaactagccattattactgccctagatgagaggtaattagaatttggaagtttgttgactaatttcacaaaataacaacttgaaaatcttgtccatgtttccatgaaaaacgttttttttaaggctttatatactccatccattttcaatctttactacctcattttctctaaacaaaacacaatcttaagaaccttaagtgttcatcataatcccagcaagataccatgaatatctagcttcaaaaacatcacttaatcaccataataaaacccttacaaaaacacttcaagaatcctttcaagaacacaagtttacttccaatctttcatccaattccatcacccttttggttctaggttcttactcctcttttacagcaaccttgtccaaggaacttgaggtagtaactatgttcataaccttattcgattcatatatatatagctatcttattttgtggtataaaattttaacaacaagaacatagtttgaatattttcaaacttgtttgcaaactaaatagatccttctaacttaacttttaaaatacttcaagacctgtaatatatcttaaatatatgctaatttaacaaggtttaacttggtttttcaaagaacaccttaaaaactgtttttacgacgtcggagtgtaaccgggggctgtttggggttggataattaaaaaccatcttgaactttgaattggaggtttatattctggaaaaatgatatttcttatgaatattttaacacataaaaatttcatgatttaattcaaagtataagtgtttttagaaaaatggtcattaaatgatatttttgtaacaaaaatgattaacttcataagtttcaccaaagtttgacctttgacctgtgatttcgaatacaaactaaggtatttacagttcatattcttaaagagggactcgatccaaggaagtggcaagttgaaccaacgaaaacggagttgtaacgaagaaactatgaccaaaacaaaatcggatatccaagacttgtttagtcacgaaaataattggagaaaaattaaataaatcacatctttttaaaataacatgatattttatatatatgtactcataatttaattttatatggttcaggatcacccgtaaacaatacgagaagattaatcataagatcccatgattgtacgcaacacgtcatttgacaacaccggtactttatgtacgcaacacgtcatttgacaacaccggtaccgtgggtcaagattaatctcgaccaatacatattcgatgggggttttatttatttcattgggggtttattaaacacctaaaaa
This genomic window from Rutidosis leptorrhynchoides isolate AG116_Rl617_1_P2 chromosome 2, CSIRO_AGI_Rlap_v1, whole genome shotgun sequence contains:
- the LOC139890959 gene encoding BTB/POZ domain-containing protein At1g63850-like isoform X1; this encodes MIGGNNNTGSKKRHRVNSSSRLSSTAALIDSSLGDVTLTEASNKPLPSSSSSIRRSNSRHSMHLLPIAPSVSNGFNDLKTADVILRLYLDQSSPFDSEDSETQLAVDSSSEFQIYLHSSVLQRSKYFAALLSDRWKKDSGEIDYYRFNLAVPSSVGSINNHVTVLQLLYSNEISSAIDTASTALDLLPVALELLFEDCVTACVRYLEAVPWTEDEERNVLSLIPLLRDEESSELLARVSPPKSDLSEEMLQGLIFTAIQNHPNMAFAKAFVAKLLRDFSSRESAKRVLDKSFEISLKVVKESLEEYSSPDFRGDHNETEAIQRLNLHTAMTNGRHLMWLIERMIELRVADTAVKEWSEQSAFTADLQRAFRDDAWRNIVPGLPAVVLRCTFKLANAVAAGVILASRQVRLKLVKDWLPVLIVCKDSIAPLLTNHKLLYLELEETFLKIISTLPMSEAQELLQQCLGFSTRNVEDCPHLVSAFTTWFRRANRPLPGDQHQHN
- the LOC139890959 gene encoding BTB/POZ domain-containing protein At1g63850-like isoform X2 gives rise to the protein MIGGNNNTGSKKRHRVNSSSRLSSTAALIDSSLGDVTLTEASNKPLPSSSSSIRRSNSRHSMHLLPIAPSVSNGFNDLKTADVILRLYLDQSSPFDSEDSETQLAVDSSSEFQIYLHSSVLQRSKYFAALLSDRWKKDSGEIDYYRFNLAVPSSVGSINNHVTVLQLLYSNEISSAIDTASTALDLLPVALELLFEDCVTACVRYLEAVPWTEDEERNVLSLIPLLRDEESSELLARVSPPKSDLSEEMLQGLIFTAIQNHPNMAFAKAFVAKLLRDFSSRESAKRVLDKSFEISLKVVKESLEEYSSPDFRGDHNETEAIQRLNLHTAMTNGRHLMWLIERMIELRVADTAVKEWSEQSAFTADLQRAFRDDAWRNIVPGLPAVVLRCTFKLANAVAAGVILASRQASILDPVHLLWFGPMRSIKCLVVPNNRRSHYNQSKFIKASC